The window attttagagtggccttttattgttcccagcacaaagtgcacttgtgtaatgatcatgctatttaatcagcttcttgatatgccacacctgtcaggtggatggattatcttgaaaatgataaaatgctcactaacaggaatgtaaataaatttgtgcacaaaatgtgacagaaataagcgttttgtgcgtatgtaacatttctgagatctttcatttcagctcatgaaacatgggaccagcactttacgtgttgcgtttatatttttgttcagtgtagttatctTGTTTAGTCTGTATTGGTCAAAGGTAATGCAGTAGCAGGGGAGTGCACAATGCTTCTCAAATGTACATTATCATTGGTTTTCAACACTCTCATCTTCACGAGAACGTCCTCTGAGAATGAACTCtgagcatgagagtgtggagcacggtagtatgcatattgagaaacaccctgtatgtgacagagagagagagagagatcatgagaGAGGGCTGACACACTATCATGATGTCACTGTCCCCCCAGGTTTAGCTTGGGCGTGAGCAGAGTCCTGTGTTCAATTATGACAACATTCCTCAGTCAGTTTACCCAGCAGGAGAGCCTGCTGTTCGCAAGCTGTAAAGTCTCCCATAAAACCACTCTGCTTAACATGTTATCTGCACATGCTTCAATAACATGCAATACGCACTGCCGAACGGCCATATGATGTTAGCTTAGCTTAGCCGATGCCTGACACTGACGGTGAAGATCACACAGAGGCAGACAGAATGGAGCTCTTCTCACAAAGGAAGAGAAGAAGTTGGTTCAGACCTTTAAGGGAGAGGTTTTCCCAATGTTTCATGAAGGATTCATGAAATTGAAGATGAATCTAAGTAGAATGGACTCGTACCTTTTAAAAGCACATCCGTGAGCTGAAGACTTTCCTGTCAGACTGTCATACTGCAGGGCGTTGAGATCAGTGATCTGGCCTTAGTATAATTTCGGCAGGCaaaacacactcacaaacacacacacacacacacacactatacacactacagcCCTTCACACACTACAGCTCCCCACCACTCCACCCCTCCACTGGGCCGAGCCTGGACTGAGGCAGGCGTGGGCCAGCAGCCGTGTTACAGTCAGGGTCCTCTCCTGTCATCACTGGCCAAGCCACATCTCCAGACACTGTTTTCATCAGGCTATCAAAAGTGAAACCTCAGTAGCAGCACCAGTGGCCTTAGCtcagtagagcagaacagaacagggtAGGATGTGAGTACAGTGAATCAAGTAGATTAAAGACACCACGAGTCTttgtattgtactgtaaataCCCTGATCCCTCCCTCTGTAAAGAAGGACCTACTCTCAGCATCACTGGAACGTATGGTCATGTTATGTTTTTTGAGGTTTTTCTTACAGTTATCTGGAAAACAATGATTTACttgactctctctcccctctctttcttcctccctcAGGATGGCCTTCCAGGGTAGtaatgaggatgaggaggaggctgCAAGGGAGCGTAGACGCAGGGCGCGtcaggagaggatgagagggatgGGAGGCGAGGAGCCCAGTGACAGCATGGTGATGACCAACAGCCACAGGTaagacctgaagacttgtgttagctcccaaacataatgcctaggctttagctcagggGCTAACAGTATTGTGGTGCACAGGAGATTGTGTTTTGAACCCAGTTGCCCCTTTAATAATGGATGTGTGCGAAACTAAACCGAAAACGAATCATCAAAAAACAATTTAGTAAACTGAAATTAAATAATTAATACATCTGTTTGAAAAACTATACTGAATaactgaaactattatctttgactccaaaactaataaaataaaataaaaaccatcaTGAATTATGTTCAGTTTTAGTTTTTTGGCTGGCAAGATGCCAAGAGCAGCACAGCAGATATTGGGCgcgtttgagtggtaaggctaaAGCAACCGACTGTAGACGAAACTCAAGGAGTGAagtcgggggaggtgcatctgcgacagccGAAAGTCAGACACTAATGTGGTTTTCTAACAGCAAGgttcagatcaacatggcagtgttgccattgtttataaaaggTTTTCTTTACAATGCCGAAATAAACATGTATCTAACCCCCATatcacacaacaacaaaaaatcctaaAATAATATTGTGTGTACATGTTGTACAGTCAATAAGTGAGAGAGAcccttaaatatcacatttatttgtatatatccacTGTACACATAAATCACGGCaaattggttcctgtttcagtcatgtttgcgtgggtcaaacaaaaacaccctaatgattggttgacaatacagcctcccacaatgcagacGATAGCTGCAGGATGAAGTCAGTGAGGTGCAACTGCAGAAAcgtcatgacctttgatcacatgtaGGCGCAAGTTGGACCATTTTTATCCCcagaatgcaacacactttgaaagacTTGACAAAAAGGATCTGCTCTAACGCATCATTTGAGACGAACACgatgcaagactttgctctcacacggtcacacagagtatctgcgcatgtgcatggGTACGCTTCACGCTGCTACAACATGGTAGCTACGAGACCAAAACTTAACACTTCAACACTCCTGTTTGTTGCAGAAATTGACTCACTACtactgtttactttgtgcatctacgtcatctcgctgagtctacctttaaacctAACCTATGACCTGACTCATCATCTTATGCATTACTGCCCCACAGTGGCAAGAAGTGACATCCCAAAAAACCCACAAACTAAACacatatagtggggagaacaagtatttgatacactgccgattttgcaggttttcctacttacaaagcatgtagaggtctgtaatttttatcataggtacacttcaactgtgagagacggaatctaaaacaaaaatccagaaaatcacattgtatgatttttaagtaattcatttgcattttattgcatgacataagtatttgatacatcagaaaagcagaatttaatatttggtacagaaacctttgtttgcaattacagagatcatacgtttcctgtaggtcttgaccaggtttgcacacactgcagcagggattttggcccactcctccatacagaccttctccagattcttcaggtttcggggctgtcgctgggcaatacggactttcagctccctccaaatattttctattgggttcaggtctggagactggctaggccactccaggaccttgagatgcttcttacggagccactccttagttgccctggctgtgtgtttcgggtcgttgtcatgctggaagacccagccacgacccatcttcaatgctcttactgagggaaggaggttgttggccaagatctcgcaatacatggccccatccatcctcccctcaatacggtgcagtcgtcctgtcccctttgcagaaaagcatccccaaagaataatgtttccacctccatgcatcacggttgggatggtgttcttggggttgcactcatccttcttcttcctccaaacacggcgaggggagtttagaccaaaaagctctatttttgtctcatcagaccacattaccttctcccattcctcctctggatcatccagatggtcattggcaaactgcaggattttaatccatgacggtgtagtgtgttactaatggttttctttgagaatgtggtcccagctctcttcaggtcattgaccaggtcctgccgtgtagttctgggctgatccctcaccttcctcatgatcattgatgccccacgaggtgagatcttgcatggagcaccagaccgagggtgattgaccgtcatcttgaactttttccattttctaataattgcgccaacagttgttgccttctcaccaagctgcttgcctattgtcctgtagctcatcccagccttgtgcaggtctacaattttatccctgatatccttacacagctctctggtctttgccattgtggagaggttggagtctgtttgattgagtgtgtggagaggtgtattttatacaggtaacgagttcaaacaggtgcagttaatacaggtaatgagtggagaacaggagggcttcttaaagaaaaactaacaggtctgtgagagccggaattcttaatggttggtaggtgatcaaatacttatgtcatgcaataaaatgctaattaattacttaaaaatcatacaatgtgattttcttgatttttgttttagattccatttctcacagttgaagtgtacctatgataaaaattacagacctctacatgctttgtaagtaggaaaacctgcaaaatcggcagtgtatcaaatacttgttctccccactgtaaatggctCCTAGCCTCCCATGCAATAAATTATATAAAACCTAAATAAAAATGGTTTTATCAAACTTGAACTAAATAAAAACTGGATCTGAAAACTAAACTGAATTTTAAATACAAATCTTAAAACGAATAGAAATACAAACGAATAGAAAAtaacaaaactataataaccttgctgTGTAACCCTGATCTCATCCACTGTTGGAATGCAGCTCAGGCCATCCCTGGAGGAAGTCAACGGAAGCTCCAGGTTTCCTGTCAGCTGTCCTATCCTTTCCCATCCTCTTCTGTTCTTTTTTATAGTAAACGCTCTCAATGGAATAGGTGCACTGTGGGCTAGTACCCTTTCTAAAGCGTTGAAGAAGCACAAGTCTTACATTAGAGAAGCGCAGACACCATAGACTTACATCATTTAGACAGAGACCCTCTTCTTTTGTCTACCAATCAGTCATAAATAGCTCACCCTACTGTCCGCCCCCATACCATGTCCAGTTAAGGTCAGTACAGCAGTAGACACTGAAAGTAGTGGGCTGCTCTGACATCCACCAGTACAGAAGCACCATTGTAGTGGAGAATGATTTCTCTCTGTGAGGTCACAGCCATATCCTGTGGTTATTGAACAAGTCAGGGATTGTCTCGACCTGTGATCAGACGTAACACGGCCCATTGTTGATTGTGTTGGGGTTCTGTGCTAACATTTGCCAAACGGTGTCGTCAGCCTGTATTAAACTCTGTCGGTATGTGCGAGGTGGTTGGAGGGTTGGATGCAGACCCACATACTGTATTGTATGGATGCCATGTCAGCTTGCTATGGGGCTGGTCAAAGGAGGTAGCTAGTCGCTACTGCATTGTGCACTGGATATGTTTCTGTAAGAGAAAAGCAGCCATGAACTTTCGTGTAAGCCTAAGTTACGCTGTTGGACCTAACCTGTGGATAACAGAACAACCCAAAGCTAGGAAGCCAGAAAACTCAGTGAGGTAAATTGATTAGAAAACGTGTGAACTGGAAATGGAGCTGAAATGCTATTTCACCTTTTGGTGATGTCCATGTGAGCCGAGTAGAAATCCATATTGACTGTGTTGTGGTGTCCTGATCTTGGGGAATATTCAGCAGAGCGGGGTAGTTTAACTGCAGAAGCAGTGACCACATAGCGAATTCAGTGGTTAACTGTTTTTGTCCCTCAGTGTGATAGTGATTGACTGTATAATTGACTgtggcatgtacagtggggagaacaagtatttgatacactgccgattttgcaggttttcctacttacaaagcatgtagaggtctgtaatatttatcataggtacacttcaactgtgagagacggaatctaaaacaaaaatccagaaaatcacattgtatgatttttaagtcattaatttgcattttattgcatgacataagtatttgatcacctaccaaccagtaagaattccggctctcacagacctgttagtttttctttaagaagctctcctgttctccactcattacctgtattaactgcacctgtttgaacttgttacctgtataaaagacacctgtccacacactcaatcaaacagactccaacctctccacaatggccaagtccagagagctgtgtaaggacatcagggataaaattgtagacctgcacaaggctgggatgagctacaggacaataggcaagcagcttggtgagaaggcaacaactgttggcgcaattattagaaaatggaagaagttcaagatgacggtcaatcaccctcggtctggggctccatgcaagatctcacctcgtggggcatcaatgatcatgaggaaggtgagggatcagcccagaactacacggcaggacctggtcaatgacctgaagagagctgggaccacagtctcaaagaaaaccattagtaacacactacaccgtcatggattaaaatcctgcagagcacgcaaggtccccctgctcaaaccagcccatgtccaggcccgtctgaagtttgccaatgaccatctggatgatccagaggaggaatgggagaaggtaatgtagtctgatgagacaaaaattgagctttttggtctaaactccactcgccgtgtttggaggtagaagaaggatgagtacaaccccaagaacaccatcccaaccgtgaagcatggaggtggaaacatcattctttggggatgcttttctgcaaaggggacaggacgactgcaccgtattgaggggaggatggatggggccatgtatcgcgagatcttggccaacaacctccttccctcagtaagagcattgaagattgaaaggtttctgtaccaaatattaagttctgcttttctgatgtatcaaatacttatgtcatgcaataaaatgcaaataaattacttaaaaatcatacaatgtgattttcaggatttttgttttagattccgtctctcacagttgaagtgtacctatgataaaaattacagacctctacatgctttgtaagtaggaaaacctgcaaaatcggcagtgtatcaaatacttgttctccccactgtatctctctctctctcagtgtgacagagactgtgtctgtgtcctcctcctctgtgacctcCTCGGGTGGAGGAGACGACGATGAGCAGGCCCTGCTGGAGCGCATGGCCAAACGAGAGGAGCGCAGGCAGAAAAGAATGATGGAAGCTCTGGAGCGAGAGAAGGATCAGAACCCCGGCAATGACGGTAACCACGGCAGCGGGGAGAATAGTGTGGATGAGAGGTCCGTCGGCCGCAGGGGCCGTTACCAAGACCACGAAGAAGAGGTGGAAGAGCGGAACAGCCGaaaggatgagaaggaggaggaagaggaggctgctccggaggaggaagaggctgagcagggagaggaagaagaggaggaagaggtggtggaggagaaACCGAGACGGTCCTATATGAGAGAACAGGTCAGTCTATTCTTCTTTTATGGATTTTTCTGTCCATTTTCGTTTCATTTTCCATCAGCATGTTTTCATTCATAAAATGTACCTTATTTATTCATAGGAATCCATTGACGAAAAAACTAGAAACGAGGTATGATCATGGATTTATTGATTGGAATGGTGGCTGGAGTTTGCTGATTGTTTATCAGATTTTGATAAAACATGACACTCCCATTCCTTTTCATAGGAAGATACAGAAGGACAAGCAGTGGTTTTAAATGAGGCAGAGGTTGAAGAAGATGCTGAATTAAGTGataaggtagaggaagaggtagaggtaCCAGATCAGTTAGAGGTAGACGGCACAACAGTGACACTGAACAATGAGACTGAGGAAGACTATGACATATCAACCATCCAAAACGGCTTGGATGTGGTAAGACTTTAACATAGAGGTGTGAAATGGGAGCATGAACATCTCTGGATAACTCAAATGTCTCTGAAATAATTCTCAGAAATCCTAGTGTATAATAACTCTAAAGACAACTCATAATGTCTTTGTCAATGAAGCAGAGTAGCGGTGGAGCCTAAATGAATATTTCCCAGACATTGAAGTTCTCCAGACGCTAAGTGTGGTCACAGTGTGGTTTTGCATCCACGGTAATAGAGCTCCATGTTATAAGGTGTGGTTGTGGTCACAGTCGTGTGGTTATCTTTAATATGGTTTAATGCCATGCCATCCACAGAGTGGTCACAATACGGTCACTGCATGTTTGCCTCGGGGGCGGGGTGAGGTTGTGTGTGAAACCCGTGTTTTGCATCTGTTGTCATGTCTACTCACTTCCGCAACCCCCTGTTTTGCTCTCAGaggtgtgtcccaaatgccaccctattccctatatagtgcactacttttaagacttgggccaaaagtagtgcagtagggaatagggtgtcatttgggatacaGCCAGGGTCACAGAGTGGAGTCACTGGTCTGGTTGGAATGGTGTGATGTCACACAGaagcacccacacacagacacaatcatTCCTTCATTCCCAGAGTTCAGTGTGCtcagtgtgtgttctgtacctacAGGTGAATGAAAAGCAGAATGGAGGTCTGCACGAGGAGATTCCtccaaaacacaaaaaaactgaaagGACCCTGAGGTGGGAGCCAGAGACTTAGATGCTCTAATGGTTTAATGCTACATgcaacacatgcatgcatgcctacacacacatacaaacacacacgcat is drawn from Coregonus clupeaformis isolate EN_2021a unplaced genomic scaffold, ASM2061545v1 scaf2078, whole genome shotgun sequence and contains these coding sequences:
- the cald1a gene encoding caldesmon 1a isoform X3; this translates as MCEVVGGLDADPHTVLYGCHVSLLWGWSKEVASRYCIVHWICFCKRKAAMNFRVSLSYAVGPNLWITEQPKARKPENSVSVTETVSVSSSSVTSSGGGDDDEQALLERMAKREERRQKRMMEALEREKDQNPGNDGNHGSGENSVDERSVGRRGRYQDHEEEVEERNSRKDEKEEEEEAAPEEEEAEQGEEEEEEEVVEEKPRRSYMREQESIDEKTRNEEDTEGQAVVLNEAEVEEDAELSDKVEEEVEVPDQLEVDGTTVTLNNETEEDYDISTIQNGLDVVNEKQNGGLHEEIPPKHKKTERTLSRGSVRSPEAGTEEQDDAARLEAELKLEELKRRRDDAESEEFERMRQKQQEAEQELEELKKKREERRKIIEEEERQKKQEEAEKKAREEEEKRRMKEEIERRRAEAAEKRQQMGVETVDGEAKPFKCFSPRGSSLKIGERAEFLNKSAQKSTVKTSHSPVVSKIDNRLEQYTSVAQNKDMRSPRSGAVDLPMVTDGIRNIKSMWEKGNVFNSPGGGGGTYKEAAGMKIGVAGRINDWLNKTPESKTPGGRPADLKPGDVTNKRSLWENKGSSPAKVTGRGENKSVANAGMGHE
- the cald1a gene encoding caldesmon 1a isoform X4, coding for MCEVVGGLDADPHTVLYGCHVSLLWGWSKEVASRYCIVHWICFCKRKAAMNFRVSLSYAVGPNLWITEQPKARKPENSVSVTETVSVSSSSVTSSGGGDDDEQALLERMAKREERRQKRMMEALEREKDQNPGNDGNHGSGENSVDERSVGRRGRYQDHEEEVEERNSRKDEKEEEEEAAPEEEEAEQGEEEEEEEVVEEKPRRSYMREQESIDEKTRNEEDTEGQAVVLNEAEVEEDAELSDKVEEEVEVPDQLEVDGTTVTLNNETEEDYDISTIQNGLDVVNEKQNGGLHEEIPPKHKKTERTLSRGSVRSPEAGTEEQDDAARLEAELKLEELKRRRDDAESEEFERMRQKQQEAEQELEELKKKREERRKIIEEEERQKKQEEAEKKAREEEEKRRMKEEIERRRAEAAEKRQQMGVETVDGEAKPFKCFSPRGSSLKIGERAEFLNKSAQKSTVKTSHSPVVSKIDNRLEQYTSVAQNKDMRSPRSGAVDLPMVTDGIRNIKSMWEKGNVFNSPGGGGGTYKEAAGMKIGVAGRINDWLNKTPESKTPGGRPADLKPGDVTNKRSLWENKGSSPAKVTGRGENKSVANGMGHE